Proteins found in one Canis aureus isolate CA01 chromosome 19, VMU_Caureus_v.1.0, whole genome shotgun sequence genomic segment:
- the CNN1 gene encoding calponin-1 isoform X3: MDGLKDGIILCEFINKLQPGSVKKVNESTQNWHQLENIGNFIKAITKYGVKPHDIFEANDLFENTNHTQVQSTLLALASMAKTKGNKVNVGVKYAEKQERKFEPEKLREGRNIIGLQMGTNKFASQQGMTAYGTRRHLYDPKLGTDQPLDQATISLQMGTNKGASQAGMTAPGTKRQIFEPGLGMEHCDTLNVSLQMGSNKGASQRGMTVYGLPRQVYDPKYCLTPEYPELGEPAHNHHPHNYYNSA, from the exons ATGGATGGTCTCAAAGATGGCATCATTCTTTGCGA GTTCATCAATAAGCTCCAGCCAGGCTCCGTGAAGAAGGTCAACGAGTCGACCCAAAATTGGCACCAG CTGGAAAACATCGGCAATTTCATCAAGGCCATCACCAAGTATGGGGTGAAGCCCCATGACATTTTTGAGGCCAACGACCTGTTTGAGAACACCAACCACACCCAGGTGCAGTCCACCCTCCTGGCCCTGGCCAGCATG GCCAAGACGAAAGGGAACAAGGTGAATGTGGGGGTGAAGTACGCAGAGAAGCAGGAAAGGAAATTTGAGCCCGAGAAGCTAAGAGAAGGACGGAACATCATCGGGCTGCAG ATGGGCACCAACAAATTTGCCAGCCAGCAGGGCATGACGGCCTATGGCACCCGGCGCCACCTCTATGACCCCAAGCTGGGCACGGACCAACCCCTGGACCAGGCCACCATCAGTCTGCAGATGGGTACCAACaagggagccagccag GCCGGCATGACTGCACCCGGGACCAAGCGACAGATCTTCGAGCcagggctgggcatggagcattGTGACACACTCAACGTCAGCCTGCAGATGGGCAGCAACAAGGGGGCCTCACAGCGGGGCATGACAGTGTATGGGCTGCCGCGTCAGGTTTATGACCCCAAGTACTGCCTGACGCCTGAGTACCCAGAGCTGGGCGAGCCTGCCCACAACCACCACCCACACAACTACTATAACTCTGCCTAG
- the CNN1 gene encoding calponin-1 isoform X2 — MSSAHFNRGPAYGLSAEVKNKLAQKYDHQREQELREWIEGVTGRRIGNNFMDGLKDGIILCEFINKLQPGSVKKVNESTQNWHQLENIGNFIKAITKYGVKPHDIFEANDLFENTNHTQVQSTLLALASMAKTKGNKVNVGVKYAEKQERKFEPEKLREGRNIIGLQMGTNKFASQQGMTAYGTRRHLYDPKLGTDQPLDQATISLQMGTNKGASQAGMTAPGTKRQIFEPGLGMEHCDTLNVSLQMGSNKGASQRGMTVYGLPRQVYDPKYCLTPEYPELGEPAHNHHPHNYYNSA; from the exons CTGGCCCAGAAGTATGACCACCAGCGAGAGCAGGAGCTTCGAGAGTGGATCGAGGGGGTGACTGGGCGCCGCATTGGGAACAACTTCATGGATGGTCTCAAAGATGGCATCATTCTTTGCGA GTTCATCAATAAGCTCCAGCCAGGCTCCGTGAAGAAGGTCAACGAGTCGACCCAAAATTGGCACCAG CTGGAAAACATCGGCAATTTCATCAAGGCCATCACCAAGTATGGGGTGAAGCCCCATGACATTTTTGAGGCCAACGACCTGTTTGAGAACACCAACCACACCCAGGTGCAGTCCACCCTCCTGGCCCTGGCCAGCATG GCCAAGACGAAAGGGAACAAGGTGAATGTGGGGGTGAAGTACGCAGAGAAGCAGGAAAGGAAATTTGAGCCCGAGAAGCTAAGAGAAGGACGGAACATCATCGGGCTGCAG ATGGGCACCAACAAATTTGCCAGCCAGCAGGGCATGACGGCCTATGGCACCCGGCGCCACCTCTATGACCCCAAGCTGGGCACGGACCAACCCCTGGACCAGGCCACCATCAGTCTGCAGATGGGTACCAACaagggagccagccag GCCGGCATGACTGCACCCGGGACCAAGCGACAGATCTTCGAGCcagggctgggcatggagcattGTGACACACTCAACGTCAGCCTGCAGATGGGCAGCAACAAGGGGGCCTCACAGCGGGGCATGACAGTGTATGGGCTGCCGCGTCAGGTTTATGACCCCAAGTACTGCCTGACGCCTGAGTACCCAGAGCTGGGCGAGCCTGCCCACAACCACCACCCACACAACTACTATAACTCTGCCTAG
- the CNN1 gene encoding calponin-1 isoform X1, which produces MGRLSQEPDKTETGDGEAEREETEEPRAPPPSQTQGDGDRKLAQKYDHQREQELREWIEGVTGRRIGNNFMDGLKDGIILCEFINKLQPGSVKKVNESTQNWHQLENIGNFIKAITKYGVKPHDIFEANDLFENTNHTQVQSTLLALASMAKTKGNKVNVGVKYAEKQERKFEPEKLREGRNIIGLQMGTNKFASQQGMTAYGTRRHLYDPKLGTDQPLDQATISLQMGTNKGASQAGMTAPGTKRQIFEPGLGMEHCDTLNVSLQMGSNKGASQRGMTVYGLPRQVYDPKYCLTPEYPELGEPAHNHHPHNYYNSA; this is translated from the exons ggagccccgagccccaccccccagccagaCACAGGGAGATGGGGACAGGAAG CTGGCCCAGAAGTATGACCACCAGCGAGAGCAGGAGCTTCGAGAGTGGATCGAGGGGGTGACTGGGCGCCGCATTGGGAACAACTTCATGGATGGTCTCAAAGATGGCATCATTCTTTGCGA GTTCATCAATAAGCTCCAGCCAGGCTCCGTGAAGAAGGTCAACGAGTCGACCCAAAATTGGCACCAG CTGGAAAACATCGGCAATTTCATCAAGGCCATCACCAAGTATGGGGTGAAGCCCCATGACATTTTTGAGGCCAACGACCTGTTTGAGAACACCAACCACACCCAGGTGCAGTCCACCCTCCTGGCCCTGGCCAGCATG GCCAAGACGAAAGGGAACAAGGTGAATGTGGGGGTGAAGTACGCAGAGAAGCAGGAAAGGAAATTTGAGCCCGAGAAGCTAAGAGAAGGACGGAACATCATCGGGCTGCAG ATGGGCACCAACAAATTTGCCAGCCAGCAGGGCATGACGGCCTATGGCACCCGGCGCCACCTCTATGACCCCAAGCTGGGCACGGACCAACCCCTGGACCAGGCCACCATCAGTCTGCAGATGGGTACCAACaagggagccagccag GCCGGCATGACTGCACCCGGGACCAAGCGACAGATCTTCGAGCcagggctgggcatggagcattGTGACACACTCAACGTCAGCCTGCAGATGGGCAGCAACAAGGGGGCCTCACAGCGGGGCATGACAGTGTATGGGCTGCCGCGTCAGGTTTATGACCCCAAGTACTGCCTGACGCCTGAGTACCCAGAGCTGGGCGAGCCTGCCCACAACCACCACCCACACAACTACTATAACTCTGCCTAG